One window from the genome of Hyphomonas neptunium ATCC 15444 encodes:
- a CDS encoding AGE family epimerase/isomerase, whose amino-acid sequence MSVSALQRRAREARCWLLDSCFPLWADHGVNEAGLFPESLTTSLDEAPAEYTRVRVQARQTYVFSEAWRLGWKRDTAAKLVNAGVATLAGRALNAQGLAGRTLSTSSGHLVDVTSDLYDTAFVLFSLAEAARGPGPAEPAMAAAQGILMNLEKSARDAAQGGYAETLPPPAHRQQNPHMHLLEACLALHAVQPDGGHMARAQELIDLFETKLTAGPNGLLGEHFAPDWSPLPGDPGRIVEPGHQFEWVWLLHAYARQAGEPVSPAAERLYTFALTTLDVEGRAILSAARGGAPIDASRRAWPQTEALKAHLAMLEARRDDRYAAAACRSFDILMDEHLTEDGGWIDHIGADGAVVSNAIPASTGYHVVLAFAELIRVMNA is encoded by the coding sequence ATGTCGGTATCAGCGCTTCAAAGGCGGGCCAGAGAGGCCAGATGTTGGCTGCTCGACAGCTGTTTTCCGCTCTGGGCCGATCATGGCGTGAACGAAGCCGGGCTTTTCCCCGAATCGTTGACCACATCTCTGGATGAAGCACCGGCCGAATACACCCGCGTGCGCGTGCAGGCACGCCAGACTTATGTGTTTTCCGAAGCCTGGCGGCTCGGCTGGAAACGGGACACGGCCGCAAAGCTGGTAAATGCCGGTGTCGCCACCCTTGCCGGGCGCGCGCTCAATGCGCAGGGTCTGGCCGGGCGCACGCTTTCGACCTCCAGCGGCCATCTCGTCGATGTGACATCGGACCTTTATGACACCGCCTTTGTGCTGTTCAGCCTGGCCGAAGCTGCGCGCGGACCTGGGCCGGCAGAGCCAGCAATGGCCGCTGCCCAAGGCATCCTCATGAACCTTGAGAAAAGTGCCCGCGATGCTGCGCAAGGCGGGTATGCCGAGACCCTGCCCCCACCTGCGCACCGCCAGCAGAACCCTCACATGCACCTGCTTGAGGCCTGCCTCGCCCTGCACGCCGTTCAGCCCGATGGCGGGCACATGGCGCGCGCGCAGGAACTGATCGACCTGTTCGAAACCAAGCTGACCGCCGGCCCGAACGGACTGCTCGGTGAGCACTTTGCACCTGACTGGTCCCCGCTTCCCGGAGATCCGGGACGGATCGTGGAGCCGGGCCATCAGTTCGAGTGGGTCTGGCTGCTTCATGCCTATGCGCGCCAGGCCGGAGAGCCTGTCTCGCCCGCTGCCGAACGTCTTTATACATTTGCCCTCACCACCCTTGATGTGGAGGGGCGCGCGATCCTGTCTGCCGCCCGCGGCGGCGCGCCGATTGACGCCTCCCGCCGGGCATGGCCGCAGACTGAAGCTCTCAAGGCGCATCTGGCCATGCTTGAAGCCCGCCGGGATGATCGCTACGCCGCCGCCGCCTGCCGCAGCTTCGATATACTCATGGATGAGCATCTGACCGAAGATGGTGGCTGGATCGACCATATCGGCGCCGATGGCGCGGTCGTGTCAAACGCGATACCGGCCTCGACCGGCTATCATGTGGTGCTGGCCTTTGCCGAGCTTATCCGCGTGATGAACGCTTGA
- the rpsP gene encoding 30S ribosomal protein S16, which yields MSLKIRLARGGSKKRPFYSIVVADARAPRDGRFIEKIGTYDPRLAKDSGDRVKVNAEKAAEWIKKGAQPTDRVARFLSKVEVDGKAVVAWTHGNNPKKAEPGKKAQERAKERADKAEAKAAAAAEAAAAPAEEAPAEAAPAEETSES from the coding sequence ATGTCACTCAAAATCCGGCTCGCCCGCGGCGGCTCGAAAAAACGCCCTTTCTATTCGATCGTCGTGGCTGACGCGCGCGCCCCGCGTGATGGCCGCTTCATCGAGAAGATCGGCACCTATGATCCACGTCTGGCCAAAGACTCCGGCGACCGCGTGAAGGTCAACGCTGAGAAAGCCGCCGAGTGGATCAAGAAAGGCGCTCAGCCGACGGACCGTGTTGCCCGCTTCCTCTCCAAGGTCGAAGTCGACGGCAAAGCTGTCGTGGCCTGGACCCACGGCAACAACCCGAAGAAAGCCGAGCCCGGCAAGAAAGCCCAGGAGCGCGCCAAAGAGCGGGCTGACAAAGCTGAAGCCAAAGCCGCTGCTGCCGCAGAAGCTGCCGCTGCACCAGCTGAAGAAGCCCCGGCAGAAGCAGCGCCAGCCGAGGAAACCAGCGAAAGCTGA
- a CDS encoding prolyl oligopeptidase family serine peptidase, whose translation MRTLIVSLSALLLAACASDPQPETNLTADNPTSAETASVPFDAASHLWLEEVEGEAALAWVTAQNERTLAELEADPRYAPFEAAALEVLNASERIPYGTVRDGYVYNFWQDETNVRGLWRRTPLGSYGSDTPAWETIVDFDKLAAEEGANWVYKGADCLRPAPGGEWRCLVSLSDGGKDAVVTREFNLSTKTFVEDGFITPEAKQGLAWAGPDTLLIATDWGAGSLTESGYPFIVKRWQRGTPLESAQELIRGKETDVGVWPMTMKLEDGRILQGAVQAETFFTSKYFWFPEGENAAVQWPLPPKASPNGIYKGQFLFSIEQDWAPEGQGPFQAGDLLAFDLETFLETRALPPVTLAFRPSETQAVNGVAVAKGAALLSINDNVVGKLLRIEPSASGWTTTPIELPGTGQVGITFADENETTVFLNYEDFLTPSSLLNYEVATGAVTPLKSLPAKFDTAGLTVEQFFATSKDGTRVPYFIVHREDIPLDGTTPALLYGYGGFQVSMNPGYSPVSGRLWLEQGGAYILANIRGGGEFGPNWHQAGLKLNRQRIYDDFIAVGEDVIARNITSPEHLGIMGGSNGGLLMGVMLNQRPDLWNAVVVQVPLLDMLRYHLLLAGASWVDEYGSPDVPEERAFLETISPYQNFDASKDYPVPFFVTSTKDDRVHPGHARKMAKRFEEAGLPFYYFENMDGGHAAAADQTARAKRSALEFTYLARQLFPAPPEE comes from the coding sequence ATGCGCACACTCATTGTGTCGCTGAGCGCCTTGCTTCTGGCGGCTTGTGCGTCAGACCCCCAACCGGAGACAAACTTGACCGCTGACAATCCGACATCCGCCGAGACCGCGTCCGTACCCTTCGACGCGGCTTCCCATCTGTGGCTTGAAGAAGTGGAAGGGGAGGCGGCCCTCGCCTGGGTCACCGCGCAGAATGAGCGCACCCTCGCTGAGCTTGAAGCTGACCCGCGCTACGCCCCTTTCGAAGCCGCGGCCCTTGAGGTCTTGAATGCCTCTGAACGCATTCCCTACGGCACCGTGCGCGATGGATACGTCTATAACTTCTGGCAGGACGAGACGAATGTCCGCGGCCTGTGGCGCCGCACGCCGCTGGGCAGCTATGGAAGCGATACGCCTGCCTGGGAAACCATCGTCGATTTCGACAAGCTCGCCGCCGAAGAAGGCGCCAATTGGGTCTATAAAGGCGCTGACTGCCTGCGGCCGGCGCCGGGCGGGGAATGGCGCTGCCTCGTCTCCCTGTCAGACGGCGGCAAGGACGCCGTCGTCACCCGTGAGTTCAACCTGTCCACCAAAACCTTCGTTGAGGACGGCTTCATCACGCCCGAAGCCAAACAGGGCCTCGCCTGGGCCGGTCCCGACACGCTGCTGATCGCCACCGACTGGGGCGCAGGCTCGCTCACCGAGTCCGGCTATCCCTTCATCGTCAAGCGCTGGCAGCGCGGCACCCCGCTGGAAAGCGCGCAGGAGCTGATCCGCGGCAAGGAAACCGATGTTGGCGTCTGGCCGATGACGATGAAACTGGAAGACGGCCGCATCCTGCAAGGCGCCGTACAGGCCGAAACCTTCTTCACCTCGAAATACTTCTGGTTCCCGGAGGGCGAAAACGCCGCCGTGCAATGGCCGCTGCCGCCCAAGGCGAGCCCCAATGGCATCTACAAAGGCCAGTTCCTGTTCTCCATCGAACAGGACTGGGCGCCTGAAGGTCAGGGCCCGTTCCAGGCCGGTGACCTTCTCGCCTTTGATCTTGAGACCTTCCTCGAAACCCGCGCGCTGCCCCCCGTTACGCTCGCCTTCCGCCCGTCTGAAACTCAGGCGGTCAATGGCGTCGCTGTCGCCAAGGGCGCCGCGCTTCTCTCGATCAATGACAATGTCGTCGGAAAGCTTCTGCGCATTGAACCCTCCGCCAGCGGATGGACGACAACGCCTATAGAGCTGCCCGGCACAGGCCAGGTCGGCATCACCTTTGCCGATGAAAACGAAACCACCGTCTTCCTCAATTACGAAGACTTCCTGACCCCAAGCTCGCTCCTCAACTATGAGGTCGCCACCGGCGCCGTCACGCCGCTCAAATCCCTGCCCGCCAAATTCGACACCGCCGGCCTCACAGTCGAGCAGTTCTTCGCCACCTCGAAAGATGGCACGCGCGTGCCCTATTTCATCGTCCACCGGGAAGACATTCCGCTGGATGGGACAACGCCTGCGCTGCTCTATGGTTATGGCGGCTTCCAGGTCTCGATGAACCCCGGCTATAGCCCCGTTTCCGGGCGCCTGTGGCTGGAGCAGGGCGGGGCCTATATCCTGGCCAACATCCGCGGCGGCGGCGAATTCGGGCCAAACTGGCACCAGGCCGGCCTGAAACTCAACCGCCAGCGCATCTATGACGACTTCATTGCTGTCGGCGAAGACGTGATCGCTCGCAACATCACCAGCCCGGAGCATCTGGGCATCATGGGCGGCTCCAATGGCGGCCTTCTGATGGGCGTGATGCTCAATCAGCGCCCGGATCTCTGGAACGCCGTCGTCGTGCAGGTCCCCCTGCTCGACATGCTGCGCTACCATCTGCTTCTGGCGGGCGCGTCCTGGGTCGATGAATATGGCTCCCCCGATGTGCCCGAGGAACGCGCCTTCCTCGAAACCATCTCGCCCTACCAGAACTTTGACGCGTCGAAGGATTATCCCGTCCCCTTCTTCGTCACCTCGACGAAGGATGACCGCGTCCATCCCGGCCATGCCCGCAAGATGGCAAAGCGCTTCGAGGAGGCAGGTCTGCCCTTCTACTATTTCGAAAACATGGATGGGGGCCACGCCGCCGCCGCTGACCAGACGGCCCGCGCCAAACGCTCCGCCCTCGAATTCACCTATCTTGCCCGGCAACTGTTCCCGGCGCCGCCTGAAGAGTAA
- the ffh gene encoding signal recognition particle protein, whose protein sequence is MFDALSERLGSIFDGLTGRGALSDKDVSEALREIRVALLEADVALPVVKDFVEKVRERAVGEEVIRSVKPGQQVIKIVYDALVDMLGSDEEENHLRVDTPPAVVMMAGLQGSGKTTTTGKIAKRLADRGKKKVLLASLDVRRPAAMEQLAILAKQAGETVSSLPIIPGQLPADIARRALQAAKIGGYDVLFLDTAGRTSIDEQMMSEAAEIAAIANPSEVLLVADALTGQDAVETARRFHERLPLTGLVLTRMDGDGRGGAALSMRAVTGLPIKFLGVGEKLDGLDAFDAKRVAGRILGQGDIISLVEKAAEHYDAEKAERMAAKLKKGEFDLEDLAEQLRQMQRMGGLGGIMGMMPGVRKAKEAMASSNIDDRVLKRQEAIISSMTRQERRKPALLNASRRKRIAAGAGVDVADVNKVLKMHQQMATMMKKMRTKGGMKNLMGMAQQAGISQSDLAKMGGGGMPPGGLPGLGGGGLPGGLPGLPGGTKKK, encoded by the coding sequence ATGTTCGACGCCCTAAGCGAACGTCTTGGCAGTATCTTCGACGGCCTCACCGGCCGCGGCGCGCTGTCTGATAAGGACGTCAGCGAAGCTTTGCGCGAAATCCGCGTGGCCCTGCTCGAGGCCGATGTGGCCCTCCCGGTGGTCAAGGATTTCGTCGAAAAGGTGCGCGAACGCGCTGTCGGCGAAGAAGTCATCCGCTCGGTCAAACCCGGCCAGCAGGTCATCAAGATCGTCTATGACGCGCTGGTGGATATGCTCGGCTCCGATGAGGAGGAAAACCACCTTCGCGTCGATACGCCCCCGGCCGTGGTGATGATGGCGGGCCTTCAGGGCTCGGGTAAAACCACCACCACCGGCAAGATCGCCAAACGCCTGGCCGATCGCGGCAAGAAGAAAGTCCTCCTCGCCTCGCTCGACGTACGCCGCCCGGCGGCCATGGAACAGCTTGCGATCCTCGCCAAACAAGCCGGCGAAACCGTCAGCTCCTTGCCGATCATTCCTGGCCAGCTTCCCGCTGACATCGCCCGCCGCGCGCTTCAGGCTGCCAAGATCGGCGGCTATGATGTCCTCTTCCTCGATACGGCAGGGCGCACCTCGATTGACGAACAGATGATGAGCGAGGCGGCCGAGATTGCCGCCATCGCCAATCCGTCTGAAGTGCTTCTCGTGGCCGACGCCCTCACCGGCCAGGACGCGGTTGAAACCGCTCGCCGCTTCCATGAGCGCCTGCCGCTCACCGGTCTCGTCCTGACACGGATGGACGGCGATGGCCGGGGAGGCGCGGCGCTCTCCATGCGCGCGGTCACCGGGCTGCCGATCAAATTCCTCGGCGTCGGCGAAAAGCTTGATGGGCTGGACGCGTTTGATGCCAAGCGCGTCGCCGGCCGCATCCTCGGCCAGGGCGACATTATCAGCCTCGTCGAGAAAGCGGCTGAGCACTACGACGCCGAAAAAGCTGAGCGCATGGCCGCCAAGCTCAAGAAAGGCGAGTTCGATCTGGAAGACCTCGCCGAGCAGCTTCGCCAGATGCAGCGCATGGGCGGCCTTGGCGGCATCATGGGCATGATGCCCGGCGTGCGCAAAGCCAAGGAAGCCATGGCCAGCTCCAATATAGATGACCGTGTGCTGAAACGTCAGGAGGCGATCATTTCGTCGATGACGCGGCAAGAGCGCCGCAAGCCTGCGCTTCTCAACGCATCGCGCCGCAAGCGCATTGCGGCCGGCGCCGGCGTGGATGTGGCGGACGTCAACAAGGTGCTGAAGATGCACCAGCAGATGGCCACCATGATGAAGAAGATGCGCACCAAGGGCGGCATGAAAAACCTGATGGGCATGGCCCAGCAGGCCGGCATCTCGCAATCAGACCTCGCCAAGATGGGCGGCGGCGGCATGCCACCCGGCGGTCTGCCGGGTCTCGGTGGCGGTGGCCTTCCCGGCGGCTTGCCCGGACTTCCAGGGGGAACGAAGAAGAAATGA
- a CDS encoding chorismate mutase, producing the protein MTNPDQTLAQFQLGQLRASIDNMDSILIHTLAERFKLTQQVGKLKALHNMPPADKSREAAQIERLRHLAKESGLDPAFAEKFLNFIVAEVIRHHEQIRGQEAE; encoded by the coding sequence ATGACCAATCCCGATCAGACCCTTGCCCAGTTCCAGCTCGGCCAGCTGCGCGCGTCCATCGACAATATGGACTCGATCCTCATCCATACGCTGGCGGAGCGTTTCAAGCTGACCCAGCAGGTCGGCAAGCTCAAGGCGCTGCACAATATGCCGCCTGCGGACAAATCCCGCGAGGCTGCTCAGATCGAGCGCCTCCGGCATCTCGCCAAGGAGTCCGGGCTGGACCCGGCCTTTGCCGAGAAATTCCTCAATTTCATCGTGGCGGAAGTCATCCGCCATCACGAACAGATTCGCGGCCAGGAGGCCGAGTAA
- a CDS encoding GNAT family N-acetyltransferase, with protein MKLDAPGLVVANVRLDRVNEAHRDILATSGAIEAMWSWMPLMDTGTSFNAYFDQTLQEAREGRMVPFAITRLSDGAFGGVVTYMNIVRLHRRLRIGYRWHPEAMRGGLVSAATSLALMQRAKECRFQRIEFLVNVANKEATAAVERFGAAREGVLRHYMRTANGLWADVAAFSLIGPEIDRTIESLRQHVDALAAAEA; from the coding sequence ATGAAGCTCGATGCGCCCGGACTAGTGGTGGCAAACGTGCGCCTGGATCGTGTCAACGAGGCGCACCGGGACATTCTTGCGACATCCGGCGCCATCGAGGCGATGTGGAGCTGGATGCCCCTGATGGATACAGGCACCAGCTTCAACGCTTATTTCGACCAGACTTTGCAGGAGGCCCGCGAAGGCCGGATGGTGCCGTTCGCCATAACGCGGCTTTCCGATGGCGCCTTTGGCGGTGTCGTCACCTACATGAACATCGTCCGCCTCCACCGGCGCCTGCGCATCGGCTATCGCTGGCATCCGGAGGCCATGCGCGGCGGGCTCGTCTCGGCGGCCACCTCGCTCGCCCTCATGCAACGGGCAAAGGAGTGCCGCTTCCAGCGGATCGAGTTCCTTGTGAATGTTGCCAATAAGGAGGCCACAGCCGCCGTTGAACGCTTCGGCGCTGCCCGTGAAGGCGTCCTGCGCCACTATATGCGCACCGCCAACGGCCTCTGGGCCGATGTCGCCGCTTTCTCGCTGATTGGCCCGGAAATAGACCGCACCATCGAGAGCTTGCGCCAGCACGTAGACGCCCTGGCGGCGGCTGAGGCTTGA